One genomic segment of Sminthopsis crassicaudata isolate SCR6 chromosome 2, ASM4859323v1, whole genome shotgun sequence includes these proteins:
- the ATP5MK gene encoding ATP synthase F(0) complex subunit k, mitochondrial, whose product MAGPESDSQYQFTGFKKYFNSYTLTGRKNYVLATYGGIALLILYFKTRSKKTPAVKET is encoded by the exons ATGGCAGGTCCAGAATCTGACAGTCAGTATCAGTTCACTGGTTTTAAGAAATACTTCAATTCATACACCCTTACTGGCAGAAAGAAT TACGTACTGGCCACTTATGGAGGAATCGCTTTGCTCATACTTTACTTTAAGACAAGATCTAAAAAAACTCCAGCTGTAAAGGAAACATAA
- the TAF5 gene encoding transcription initiation factor TFIID subunit 5 — MAALAEEQTEVVIKPDPEGPPALPATQPGDCPGEGSGGSHNSSHNGGGGGGGGVAASSAGGDGGTPKPAVPAPAAAAAAAAAAATAAPGGAAGAPAEAAEGMASQDRQTLLAVLQFLRRSNLRESEEILRREARLLEEAAGAGAQGEVDGPGAEATSALLSRVAAAAAAGPTGPGPGSGSGPGPGACPASAGPGASGAGTGSSGAAPTAVAPAKVGVVAVEDQPDVSAVLSAYNQQGDPAMYEEYYSGLKHFIECSLDCHRAELSQLFYPLFVHMYLELVYNQHENEAKSFFEKFHGDQECYYQDDLRVLSSLTKKEHMKGNETMLDFRTSKFVLRISRDSYQLLKRHLQEKQNNQIWNIVQEHLYIDIFDGMPRSKQQIDAMVGSLAGEAKREANKAKVFFGLLKEPEIEVPLDDEDEEGENEEGKPKKKKPKKDSMGSKSKKQDPNAPPQNRIPLPELKDSDKLDKIMNMKETTKRVRLGPDCLPSICFYTFLNAYQGLTAVDVTDDSSLIAGGFADSTVRVWSVTPKKLRSVKTATDLSLIDKESDDVLERIMDEKTASELKILYGHSGPVYGASFSPDRNYLLSSSEDGTVRLWSLQTFTCLVGYKGHNYPVWDTQFSPYGYYFVSGGHDRVARLWATDHYQPLRIFAGHLADVNCTRFHPNSNYVATGSADRTVRLWDVLNGNCVRIFTGHKGPIHSLAFSPNGRFLATGATDGRVLLWDIGHGLMVGELKGHTDTVCSLKFSRDGEILASGSMDNTVRLWDAIKAFEDLETDDFTTATGHINLPENSQDLLLGTYMTKSTPVVHLHFTRRNLVLAAGAYSPQ; from the exons ATGGCGGCGCTGGCAGAGGAGCAGACGGAGGTGGTGATCAAGCCTGATCCGGAGGGACCTCCTGCGCTCCCTGCCACGCAGCCGGGCGACTGTCCAGGCGAGGGCAGCGGGGGCAGCCACAACAGCAGCCACAACGGAGGCGGAGGCGGAGGCGGTGGTGTCGCGGCGTCCTCAGCGGGCGGCGATGGCGGGACCCCGAAGCCCGCCGTGCCTGCTCcggcagctgctgctgctgctgcggcggcggcggcgacagCAGCCCCGGGGGGCGCGGCCGGGGCTCCGGCAGAGGCTGCCGAGGGCATGGCCTCTCAGGACCGGCAGACCCTGCTGGCCGTGCTGCAGTTCCTGCGGCGGAGCAACCTACGCGAGTCTGAGGAGATTCTGCGGCGCGAGGCCCGGCTGCTGGAGGAGGCGGCGGGAGCTGGCGCCCAAGGGGAGGTGGACGGACCCGGGGCCGAGGCCACTAGCGCGCTGCTGAGCCGGgtggccgccgccgccgccgccggacCCACCGGCCCGGGCCCCGGCTCGGGCTCTGGCCCCGGCCCCGGCGCCTGCCCTGCGTCCGCGGGCCCCGGTGCCTCAGGGGCCGGCACGGGGAGCTCGGGGGCCGCTCCGACCGCGGTCGCTCCTGCCAAAG ttGGAGTAGTTGCTGTAGAAGATCAGCCTGATGTCAGTGCAGTGTTGTCTGCCTACAATCAACAAGGGGATCCAGCAATGTATGAAGAGTACTACAGTGGACTGAaacatttcattgaatgttcctTGGACTGTCATCGAGCAGAATTATCTCAGTTATTTTATCCTCTATTTGTACATATGTACTTGGAATTAGTCTACAATCAGCAtgaaaatgaagcaaaatcatTCTTTGAAAA gTTTCATGGCGATCAGGAATGTTATTATCAGGATGACCTTCGAGTGTTATCTAGCCTTACCAAAAAGGAGCACATGAAAGGGAATGAGACCATGTTGGACTTTCGAACAAGTAAATTTGTGTTGCGCATTTCCCGGGACTCTTATCAACTCTTGAAAAGACACCTCCAGGAGAAACAGAATAACCAAATATGGAACATAGTCCAGGAGCACCTGTACATTGACATCTTCGATGGGATGCCTCGGAGTAAGCAACAGATAGATGCTATGGTGGGAAGTTTGGCCGGAGAGGCAAAGCGAGAGGCAAATAAGGCAAAG GTCTTTTTTGGCTTATTAAAAGAACCAGAAATTGAAGTTCCTTTGGATGATGAAGACGAAGAAGGGgagaatgaggaaggaaagcccaaaaaaaagaaacctaaaaaagATAGTATGGGAtctaaaagcaaaaaacaagatCCTAATGCTCCACCTCAAAACAG aattcctCTTCCTGAATTGAAAGATTCAGATAAGTTGGATAAGATAATGAATATGAAAGAAACCACGAAACGTGTGCGCCTTGGTCCAGATTGTTTACCTTCCATCTGTTTCTATACATTCCTTAATGCATATCAG GGTCTCACTGCAGTTGATGTCACTGATGATTCCAGTCTGATTGCAGGAGGTTTTGCTGACTCCACTGTTAGAGTATGGTCTGTGACTCCCAAAAAACTTCGTAGTGTGAAGACAGCAACAG ATCTCAGCCTTATAGATAAAGAATCAGATGATGTTTTAGAAAGAATCATGGATGAAAAAACAGCAAGTGAATTGAAGATTTTATATGGTCACAGTGGACCTGTTTATGGGGCAAGCTTCAGTCCTGACAG aaactaCCTActttcctcctctgaagatggCACCGTTAGACTTTGGAGTCTTCAAACATTCACTTGTTTGGTTGGATACAAAGGACACAACTATCCAGTGTGGGACACACAATTTTCTCCATATGGATACTATTTTGTGTCAGGAGGACATGACAGAGTAGCTAG GCTTTGGGCTACGGATCATTATCAGCCTTTACGAATATTTGCTGGCCACCTTGCAGATGTGAATTGTACACGATTTCATCCCAACTCTAACTATGTTGCTACGGGTTCAGCAGACAGAACAGTAAGGTTATGGGATGTCTTGAATGGGAACTGTGTAAGAATCTTCACTGGACACAAG GGACCAATTCATTCTTTGGCATTTTCTCCCAATGGGAGATTCCTGGCTACTGGAGCAACAGATGGCAGGGTACTTCTTTGGGATATTGGACATGGATTGATGGTTGGAGAATTAAAAGGTCATACAGACACAGTATGTTCACTCAAGTTTAGTAGAGATGGAGAAATTTTAGCATcag GGTCAATGGATAACACAGTTCGTTTATGGGATGCTATAAAAGCATTTGAGGACTTAGAGACTGATGATTTTACTACAGCCACTGGACACATAAACTTGCCTGAAAATTCACAGGATTTATTACTGGGAACCTACATGACCAAGTCAACACCAGTTGTACATCTCCATTTTACTCGAAGAAACTTGGTTTTAGCTGCAGGAGCTTATAGTCCACAATAA